One Sediminicola sp. YIK13 DNA segment encodes these proteins:
- a CDS encoding 3'-5' exonuclease — MLHKINLEHILFLDIETVPEHETFSQLDGEKQELWELKSKYQRKEDFTAEEFYERAGIWAEFGKIICISVGYFTHKGEARTLRVTSFHGEEESLLKEFKNLLDSYFNHPKYLLCGHNGKEFDFPYIARRMIINGIDLPAKLDLFGKKPWEIPHLDTMELWKFGDYKHFTSLKLMANVLGIPSPKEDIDGSMVKDVYYKENDIDRIIKYCELDVITTVQVFLRLRNEDLLDPDDIVRV, encoded by the coding sequence ATGTTGCATAAAATAAATCTGGAACACATCTTGTTCCTCGACATTGAAACGGTGCCTGAACACGAAACTTTCTCACAACTTGATGGTGAAAAGCAGGAACTTTGGGAACTGAAATCAAAATACCAGCGCAAAGAAGATTTTACTGCTGAAGAATTTTATGAAAGAGCGGGTATCTGGGCCGAGTTTGGCAAGATCATATGTATTTCTGTAGGGTACTTCACCCATAAGGGAGAGGCCAGAACCCTAAGGGTCACCAGTTTTCACGGAGAGGAAGAAAGCCTCTTAAAGGAATTTAAAAATCTTTTGGATTCCTATTTCAACCATCCCAAATATCTACTCTGTGGCCATAACGGGAAGGAATTTGATTTTCCCTATATCGCCAGAAGAATGATCATCAACGGTATTGATTTGCCCGCAAAACTGGATCTGTTTGGTAAAAAACCCTGGGAAATTCCGCATTTAGATACAATGGAGTTGTGGAAATTTGGCGATTACAAGCATTTTACCTCTCTAAAATTAATGGCAAATGTCCTTGGCATTCCTTCCCCAAAAGAAGACATAGACGGGAGCATGGTAAAGGACGTGTACTATAAGGAGAATGATATAGATAGAATCATTAAATATTGCGAACTGGACGTGATCACAACGGTACAGGTATTTCTGCGATTAAGAAATGAGGATCTTTTGGACCCGGACGATATTGTCCGCGTTTAG
- a CDS encoding S8 family serine peptidase, translated as MDTNIPTSLPTCKRIVLTLTLLASFLTFGQNRQQVLQIQEEYSGSEIQSFTSELKKDFTTSRSKMLSMAKANGWKISETLENGNFVELQDVGPDGSPIYYSTFSDNVSQVSRASALYSNGSLNLDLSGEGMQVGVWDGGVALASHQEFDTRANIGDAGNTVSAHATMVMGTLIASGVKEKAKGVAYKANATTHDWSRDKIEVAEAAANGLLLSNHSYGIKSDRVPEWYFGSYIKVSQDWDKIMFNAPYYLMVSAAGNAQRMGDNSQPIYGKSSDGFDLMLGFAASKNGVTVAAADTRINADGSLASATVANYSNFGPMDDSRIKPDIAGGGNNIYAANSSSVSSYDTSSGTSMATPGITGSMLLLQEYYERLNATFMKAATLKGIVLHTADDVDAPGPDFKMGWGVMNTASAAELITNKDYTSIISEETLNDGETFSITVTADGKNPLKASISWTDPAAEYVNRGILNDVTPALVNDLDIRILKDGKEFLPWKLSAANASAAATKGDNYVDPFERVELDNASGEYTIIVTNKGSLKDQLQNFSILVSGIKTNDCEINVPTGLSLDEATEEAVNVTWDAQVDALFEIQYRELGKADWTVDYQYETTNALTGLVKGKTYEVRLRTFCSANVMSEYTAVMEFTFDGTATQIEEEIVMEELSISEPLKLAIYPNPAVEQISIDSAVSQNARFSIVNTMGLTVKTGEASQRKIDVANLAAGLYILTVQDLEGVKSTKFYKS; from the coding sequence ATGGATACTAATATTCCTACAAGTCTCCCAACTTGTAAGCGTATTGTTCTAACGCTTACGCTCCTTGCCTCCTTTCTGACTTTTGGTCAGAACAGGCAACAGGTGTTGCAAATCCAAGAGGAATATAGCGGTTCCGAAATTCAGTCTTTCACTTCCGAGCTTAAAAAGGATTTTACAACTTCAAGGTCAAAAATGTTGTCCATGGCGAAAGCCAATGGATGGAAAATTTCTGAAACCTTGGAAAACGGAAATTTTGTGGAACTACAGGATGTGGGTCCAGACGGCTCCCCAATTTACTATAGTACTTTTAGCGATAATGTAAGTCAGGTTTCAAGAGCCAGTGCCTTATATAGTAACGGTAGTTTGAATCTTGATCTTTCCGGAGAAGGAATGCAGGTTGGTGTATGGGATGGTGGTGTTGCATTAGCTTCCCACCAAGAGTTCGATACTAGAGCCAATATCGGTGATGCCGGTAATACAGTGAGTGCCCATGCTACCATGGTCATGGGAACCCTCATTGCTTCTGGTGTCAAAGAAAAGGCGAAAGGTGTAGCGTACAAGGCCAATGCCACCACACACGACTGGTCCAGGGATAAAATTGAAGTAGCCGAAGCGGCTGCGAATGGTCTTTTGTTATCTAACCATTCTTATGGGATAAAAAGTGATAGAGTTCCAGAGTGGTATTTTGGTTCTTATATCAAGGTATCCCAAGATTGGGATAAAATAATGTTCAACGCTCCTTATTATTTAATGGTTAGTGCTGCAGGAAATGCCCAGAGAATGGGTGACAACTCACAACCGATATATGGGAAGTCATCTGATGGCTTCGATTTGATGTTAGGTTTTGCGGCCTCTAAAAATGGAGTAACAGTTGCCGCTGCAGATACTAGAATCAATGCTGATGGTTCCTTGGCATCGGCCACGGTAGCCAATTACAGCAATTTTGGCCCTATGGACGATAGTCGTATTAAGCCGGATATCGCAGGGGGTGGAAATAATATCTATGCAGCCAATTCTTCAAGTGTTTCGAGTTATGATACGTCTTCAGGAACCTCCATGGCTACCCCGGGAATCACAGGTTCCATGTTATTGTTGCAAGAATATTATGAGCGTTTAAACGCTACCTTTATGAAAGCGGCCACCTTAAAAGGGATTGTATTGCATACTGCCGATGATGTTGATGCTCCGGGACCGGATTTTAAAATGGGATGGGGAGTGATGAATACCGCAAGTGCAGCTGAGTTGATTACCAATAAGGACTATACCTCTATCATTTCTGAAGAAACATTAAATGATGGGGAGACCTTCTCTATTACCGTTACAGCCGATGGAAAGAATCCTCTTAAAGCTTCTATCTCATGGACCGATCCTGCTGCCGAATATGTAAACAGAGGAATATTAAACGATGTTACTCCTGCCTTGGTAAACGATTTGGATATTAGGATCCTTAAAGATGGCAAGGAATTTTTGCCATGGAAACTAAGTGCTGCGAATGCTTCTGCCGCCGCTACCAAAGGTGACAATTACGTTGATCCTTTCGAAAGAGTGGAACTTGACAACGCCTCTGGAGAGTATACCATTATCGTAACCAACAAAGGAAGTCTGAAAGATCAGTTACAAAATTTTTCCATTCTGGTTTCCGGTATCAAAACCAATGATTGTGAGATCAACGTGCCAACAGGGCTTTCCCTTGATGAAGCAACCGAAGAGGCTGTAAATGTAACTTGGGATGCGCAGGTTGATGCCCTTTTCGAAATACAGTACAGAGAACTAGGTAAGGCCGATTGGACTGTTGATTATCAGTACGAGACTACCAATGCCTTAACAGGGTTGGTGAAAGGAAAGACGTATGAAGTAAGATTGAGAACGTTTTGTAGCGCGAATGTAATGTCTGAATATACCGCTGTAATGGAGTTTACTTTTGACGGAACAGCGACTCAAATAGAAGAAGAAATTGTGATGGAAGAGCTTTCCATTTCTGAGCCACTTAAGTTGGCCATCTATCCCAATCCTGCTGTGGAGCAAATCAGTATAGACAGTGCCGTTTCCCAAAATGCACGTTTCTCTATTGTTAACACTATGGGTTTAACAGTAAAGACCGGAGAGGCCAGTCAGAGGAAAATAGATGTGGCCAATCTTGCTGCCGGACTTTATATCCTTACGGTTCAAGATTTGGAAGGGGTAAAGTCTACCAAGTTCTACAAAAGCTAA
- a CDS encoding endonuclease/exonuclease/phosphatase family protein, whose protein sequence is MLFTSSRTNTSENLYTVAFYNLENLFDIRRDDQILDEDFTPNGIKSWTPKRYGKKIVNLGRAISRIGEKFNEHPPVLIGLSEVENEHVLNDLISTESLSKFGYDIVHFNSPDERGIDTALLYRKNYFKVIQSEAIPLKVYSLDGIVDRTRDILYVYGSLNGEEVHLFINHWPSRRDGDIATAYKRIEAAETIKEYMTELEKTHVDPNYIVMGDFNDDPSSESIKKLVSSRQLYNPMEKMLTPFRGSAQYKRRWNLFDQIIVSHNFFNYEKGTHSFAHANIFDEHFLKEGKGKYKGSPLRTFVGNKYKGGYSDHFPVYIQFKLNT, encoded by the coding sequence ATGCTTTTTACATCTTCCAGAACAAATACTAGTGAAAATCTGTACACGGTTGCCTTTTATAATTTGGAAAACCTGTTCGATATCAGAAGGGATGACCAGATTTTGGACGAAGATTTTACGCCCAACGGGATAAAAAGTTGGACGCCGAAAAGGTATGGGAAGAAGATTGTAAACCTAGGGAGGGCTATATCCAGGATAGGTGAAAAATTCAACGAACACCCCCCAGTATTGATAGGGTTGTCTGAGGTAGAGAATGAACATGTGCTTAACGATCTAATATCAACGGAAAGTTTGTCAAAATTCGGTTACGATATTGTTCATTTCAACTCCCCTGATGAGCGAGGCATAGATACAGCCTTACTATATAGAAAGAATTATTTTAAGGTGATCCAATCCGAGGCAATACCGCTAAAGGTGTATAGCTTGGACGGCATAGTGGATAGGACAAGAGATATTTTATATGTGTATGGTAGTTTAAATGGCGAAGAGGTACATCTCTTTATTAACCATTGGCCCTCCCGAAGAGACGGCGATATCGCAACAGCTTATAAAAGAATCGAAGCAGCCGAGACTATTAAGGAATATATGACGGAATTGGAGAAAACCCACGTGGATCCAAACTATATTGTCATGGGAGATTTTAATGACGATCCCAGTTCCGAGAGCATAAAAAAGTTGGTCTCTTCCAGGCAACTTTACAATCCTATGGAGAAAATGCTTACGCCTTTCCGGGGCAGTGCCCAGTACAAACGCAGGTGGAACCTGTTTGATCAGATCATAGTATCCCATAACTTTTTTAATTACGAAAAAGGGACCCATAGTTTTGCCCATGCCAATATTTTTGATGAGCATTTTTTAAAGGAAGGAAAAGGCAAATACAAGGGCAGTCCTTTGCGCACCTTTGTGGGGAACAAATACAAAGGAGGGTACAGTGACCATTTCCCGGTATACATCCAATTTAAACTCAATACCTAA
- the hflX gene encoding GTPase HflX, protein MIEKKTIVYEKVVLIGVIHREQDEIKVKEYLDELEFLTYTAGGEVSKRFVQRIDVPNPKTYIGSGKLLEVEAFVAENDIGTVVFDDELSPGQQRNIERELRCKILDRTSLILDIFAQRAQTSYARTQVELAQYEYLLPRLTGLWTHLERQKGGIGMRGPGETEIETDRRIVRDRIALLKKKLLKIDRQMETQRGNRGALVRVALVGYTNVGKSTLMNVISKSEVFAEDKLFATLDTTVRKVVIGNLPFLLTDTVGFIRKLPTQLVESFKSTLDEVREADLLLHVVDISHPTFEEHIESVNKILDEIDSADKRTIMVFNKIDQYHHETIDDDDLMTERTQKHFTLEEWEKTWMQKVGDKAIFISALNKENLDEFRKRVYDEVRDIHVTRFPYNNFLYPEQLDEY, encoded by the coding sequence ATGATAGAGAAGAAAACAATTGTATATGAAAAAGTAGTTCTTATTGGAGTGATCCATAGGGAACAGGACGAAATAAAAGTAAAGGAATATTTAGATGAACTGGAATTTCTTACCTACACCGCAGGTGGGGAAGTATCCAAGCGGTTTGTACAACGTATAGACGTACCAAATCCAAAAACGTATATAGGAAGCGGTAAACTATTGGAAGTAGAGGCCTTCGTTGCAGAAAACGACATAGGTACTGTCGTCTTTGATGATGAACTCTCCCCTGGTCAACAACGAAATATTGAAAGGGAACTCCGCTGTAAGATCTTGGATAGGACCTCTCTCATATTGGATATTTTCGCACAACGCGCCCAGACAAGTTACGCCCGCACCCAGGTAGAACTTGCCCAATACGAATATCTATTGCCTAGACTGACCGGACTTTGGACTCACTTGGAGCGCCAAAAAGGGGGTATTGGTATGAGAGGTCCAGGGGAAACAGAGATAGAAACGGATAGACGTATTGTACGGGACCGTATCGCCCTTCTAAAAAAGAAACTGCTGAAAATTGACCGGCAGATGGAAACCCAAAGAGGCAACAGAGGAGCACTTGTAAGAGTGGCCTTGGTTGGGTATACCAACGTGGGGAAATCTACCCTTATGAATGTGATCAGTAAAAGTGAGGTCTTTGCAGAGGACAAGCTTTTTGCAACATTGGACACCACCGTTCGTAAAGTTGTGATTGGCAACTTGCCTTTTTTATTGACAGATACCGTTGGATTCATTCGCAAACTGCCAACCCAATTGGTAGAAAGTTTTAAGAGCACCCTGGACGAGGTTAGGGAAGCAGATCTCTTACTTCATGTGGTGGATATCTCCCACCCTACCTTTGAAGAACATATAGAATCTGTGAACAAGATTTTGGATGAAATAGACAGTGCTGATAAAAGGACCATTATGGTCTTTAACAAAATAGATCAGTACCATCACGAAACCATAGATGATGATGATCTAATGACCGAAAGAACCCAGAAGCACTTCACCCTGGAAGAATGGGAAAAGACCTGGATGCAAAAAGTTGGGGACAAGGCCATATTCATCTCTGCCCTCAACAAAGAAAACCTGGACGAATTCAGAAAAAGGGTTTACGATGAGGTAAGAGATATTCATGTTACCCGTTTTCCTTATAATAACTTTCTATATCCAGAGCAATTGGACGAATACTAA
- a CDS encoding DUF3078 domain-containing protein, translating into MKKILIILVLLAGTVGTYAQTVEELKAEMKPKKDSVAAIQSRIKSIQSKIDAMPGWKIGAFGTIGATLSEFNNWYSKGIPNSSAGNIAFTVNSYANLKEDKFFWRNAANVNLSWVKIDDTDDPTDDDSYRQANDVFNITSLYGHRLNKKFAISTLGEYRTTILSNFNDPGYLDLGVGATWTPIEDLVVVVHPLNYNFVFSKGDNVFESSLGAKIVADYTRQLGDISFKTNLSAFQSYKSADFSNWTWTNSFGYTLWKMIGVGFDFGLRKNKQEALNYALNTQTLPDPTPTFDTVDNKLQTYWILGLNYSF; encoded by the coding sequence ATGAAAAAGATACTTATAATCCTTGTACTCCTCGCAGGGACGGTGGGGACCTACGCCCAAACCGTGGAAGAACTTAAAGCAGAAATGAAACCGAAAAAGGACTCCGTAGCTGCGATCCAGTCCAGAATAAAGTCTATCCAGAGCAAGATTGACGCGATGCCAGGTTGGAAAATAGGTGCCTTTGGAACGATTGGAGCAACCCTCTCTGAATTCAATAACTGGTATTCTAAGGGAATCCCAAATTCATCGGCAGGGAATATTGCCTTTACCGTTAATTCTTATGCGAATTTAAAGGAGGATAAATTCTTTTGGAGAAACGCTGCCAATGTCAATCTGAGTTGGGTGAAAATTGATGATACGGACGACCCTACAGATGATGATTCTTACAGACAAGCAAATGATGTCTTTAACATTACATCCCTTTATGGTCATAGGTTGAACAAGAAGTTTGCTATCTCTACCTTAGGGGAATATAGGACTACTATATTGAGCAACTTTAATGATCCAGGGTATTTGGATCTTGGTGTGGGTGCCACATGGACGCCTATTGAGGATCTTGTGGTAGTGGTACATCCTTTAAACTACAACTTCGTATTCAGTAAGGGGGACAATGTATTTGAGTCTTCCTTGGGAGCCAAGATTGTGGCCGATTATACCAGACAGCTAGGCGACATCAGCTTTAAAACGAACCTTTCCGCTTTCCAAAGTTATAAGAGTGCCGATTTTTCCAATTGGACCTGGACCAATTCCTTTGGATATACCTTGTGGAAAATGATTGGGGTAGGGTTCGATTTTGGCCTGCGCAAGAACAAACAAGAGGCATTAAACTACGCCCTTAATACACAGACCCTGCCAGATCCTACACCTACCTTTGACACGGTAGATAACAAACTGCAGACATACTGGATATTGGGATTGAATTATTCCTTTTAA
- a CDS encoding DUF2480 family protein: MSEIVNRVAQSALVTFNLEDHYPKGERILLDIKDWLFEGFILREKEFRAAISGHNWAQYKDAYVALTCSTDAIIPGWAYMLIATELQPHAKKMLIGNLEQLETSLYQSIIEKLDLSEYKDRPVIIKGCSNKPVPPNAYLWITSKMQTVAKSVMYGEACSSVPLYKRR; encoded by the coding sequence ATGTCTGAAATTGTAAACCGAGTGGCACAAAGTGCTTTGGTCACCTTTAATCTGGAAGATCACTACCCCAAAGGGGAGCGTATTCTTCTGGATATAAAGGACTGGTTGTTTGAGGGATTTATTTTAAGGGAAAAGGAATTCAGGGCAGCCATCAGTGGCCATAACTGGGCGCAGTATAAGGATGCCTATGTGGCCCTTACCTGTTCCACGGATGCCATTATTCCTGGGTGGGCCTACATGTTGATTGCCACCGAGCTGCAGCCACACGCAAAAAAAATGCTGATTGGTAACCTAGAGCAATTAGAAACCTCCCTCTATCAATCCATTATAGAAAAATTGGATCTGTCCGAGTATAAGGATAGACCTGTCATCATTAAGGGTTGCAGTAATAAACCCGTTCCCCCCAACGCTTATTTGTGGATCACTTCCAAAATGCAGACAGTAGCCAAAAGTGTTATGTACGGGGAAGCCTGTTCCTCAGTGCCCCTATACAAGAGGAGGTAG
- a CDS encoding SUF system Fe-S cluster assembly protein, whose amino-acid sequence MSEETTIDTQELGEKIVRVIKTIYDPEIPVDIYELGLIYDVFVNEDNEVKILMTLTSPNCPVAESLPMEVEEKVKSIDAIKDVEVEITFDPPWTQDLMSEEAKLELGML is encoded by the coding sequence ATGAGCGAAGAAACAACAATAGATACCCAAGAATTGGGTGAAAAAATAGTCAGAGTAATTAAGACCATATACGATCCGGAAATTCCTGTGGATATCTATGAATTGGGATTGATCTATGATGTCTTTGTCAATGAGGATAATGAGGTTAAAATATTAATGACCCTTACTTCTCCAAATTGCCCCGTGGCAGAATCCTTGCCTATGGAAGTTGAGGAGAAAGTAAAATCAATAGACGCAATAAAGGATGTAGAGGTAGAAATTACCTTCGATCCGCCTTGGACCCAAGACCTTATGAGCGAGGAAGCCAAGTTGGAGTTGGGAATGTTGTAG
- a CDS encoding SufE family protein, whose product MSIKEIQEEIVDEFSMFEDWMQRYEYMIELGKSLPMIEEQYKTDDNIIKGCQSKVWVHAELEDDKLVFTADSDAIITKGIIAILIRVFSNQKPKDIMGADTEFIDEIGLKEHLSPTRANGLVSMIKQLKMYAIAYQTQLS is encoded by the coding sequence ATGTCTATAAAAGAGATACAGGAAGAGATTGTAGATGAGTTCTCCATGTTCGAGGATTGGATGCAGCGCTATGAATATATGATAGAGCTTGGGAAATCCTTACCGATGATAGAGGAGCAATATAAGACCGATGACAATATCATCAAAGGCTGCCAGAGCAAAGTTTGGGTACATGCAGAACTGGAGGATGACAAATTAGTTTTTACAGCCGATAGTGATGCCATCATCACCAAAGGTATCATCGCTATTTTGATCCGCGTATTTAGCAATCAAAAGCCAAAGGATATTATGGGGGCAGACACCGAATTTATCGATGAGATTGGCCTTAAAGAGCATTTATCGCCCACTAGGGCCAACGGTTTGGTCAGTATGATCAAACAATTGAAAATGTATGCAATAGCTTACCAAACACAATTAAGTTAA
- a CDS encoding zinc metalloprotease: MKKVCLTFAALAMVLVSCEQDQNDANLDITQEIQVDMSDFTLLVADDDLAGKSSNAADKCHSMKNLEYRLQKNPGLQKKMYDIEYQTRKAIAMKATNGKGKPGGGGGGGTPPPIYTGPVSIPVVVNIIERSAGNVTQAQINSQIAILNQDFTNNNPRTSNVPSEFAGLVANADITFTLANVVRKVDTRTSWGTNDAMKLSTQGGIDATDTSNFLNIWVCEIGGGILGYAQFPGGSATTDGVVIGTDFFGETAAGGIYGKGRTATHEVGHWLNLRHIWGDGRCRQDDFVADTPTSDGPNYNCPSYPTVNCQSADMTMNYMDYVQDDCMYMFSNGQNDRMRALFVSGGAREGLVN, encoded by the coding sequence ATGAAAAAAGTATGCTTAACCTTTGCGGCTCTCGCTATGGTACTTGTCTCTTGTGAGCAGGATCAAAATGATGCTAATCTCGACATCACTCAAGAAATTCAAGTGGACATGAGCGATTTTACCCTGCTGGTAGCGGATGATGATCTCGCAGGGAAATCTTCCAATGCCGCGGACAAATGCCACTCTATGAAAAACTTGGAGTACCGTCTACAAAAGAATCCTGGGCTCCAAAAGAAAATGTATGACATAGAATACCAGACCAGAAAGGCCATTGCCATGAAAGCTACGAATGGAAAAGGCAAGCCAGGCGGTGGTGGCGGTGGAGGTACCCCACCCCCAATTTATACCGGACCTGTTTCTATACCTGTAGTGGTAAATATTATTGAAAGAAGTGCTGGGAATGTTACACAAGCCCAGATCAATTCCCAAATAGCAATTCTTAACCAAGATTTTACCAACAACAACCCTAGGACGAGTAATGTGCCAAGTGAATTTGCAGGTTTGGTTGCCAATGCCGATATCACCTTTACTTTAGCCAATGTGGTACGTAAAGTAGACACCAGAACTTCTTGGGGCACCAATGATGCCATGAAACTTTCTACACAAGGAGGGATCGATGCTACGGACACATCCAACTTTTTAAACATTTGGGTATGTGAAATAGGAGGTGGAATCTTAGGTTATGCCCAATTTCCTGGTGGATCTGCCACTACAGACGGAGTGGTAATAGGAACAGATTTCTTTGGTGAAACTGCTGCCGGAGGAATTTATGGTAAGGGAAGGACAGCTACCCATGAAGTGGGTCACTGGTTGAACCTACGTCATATTTGGGGCGATGGAAGATGCAGGCAAGATGATTTTGTTGCCGATACGCCTACTTCTGATGGACCCAATTACAACTGTCCGTCCTACCCAACTGTAAATTGTCAATCAGCTGATATGACCATGAACTATATGGATTACGTGCAAGATGATTGTATGTATATGTTCTCCAATGGTCAAAACGATAGAATGAGAGCTTTGTTTGTCTCTGGAGGAGCAAGGGAAGGTCTTGTTAATTAG
- a CDS encoding aminotransferase class V-fold PLP-dependent enzyme, with protein sequence MIDVLKIRKDFPILHREVNGKPLVYLDNAATSQTPQQVIDVIVDYYSRYNANIHRGVHTLSQEATDAYEQSRQKIQQHFNAAHPYEIIFTSGTTHAINLVANGFASLLAKGDEIMVSALEHHSNIVPWQMLCERTGAILKVIPMDLNGELIMEEYHNLLTKKTKLVFCNHVSNALGTVNPIVEIIDAAHEVGAAVLIDGAQAAPHIKANVQELDVDFYVVSGHKLCGPTGVGVLYGKEEWLRKLPPYQGGGEMIAEVSFEKTTYADLPHKFEAGTPNICGGIALGAALDYMNKIGLDVIAAYEHELLTYATEQLLAIDGLKIYGEAKEKTAVISFNIEGIHPYDIGAILDKLGVAVRTGHHCAQPIMDFFKIPGTVRASFSFYNTKEEVDILVASVQRAKSMLL encoded by the coding sequence ATGATCGACGTATTAAAAATCCGAAAAGACTTCCCTATTCTACACCGGGAAGTGAATGGAAAACCCTTAGTGTATTTAGACAATGCTGCTACCTCACAAACTCCCCAGCAAGTGATAGATGTGATCGTGGATTACTACAGCAGGTACAATGCAAATATCCATAGAGGTGTACATACATTATCCCAAGAAGCAACGGATGCCTATGAGCAATCCAGACAAAAAATACAACAGCATTTTAATGCAGCCCATCCCTACGAAATCATATTTACCTCAGGCACTACCCATGCCATTAATTTAGTGGCCAATGGTTTTGCCTCCCTTCTTGCTAAAGGAGATGAAATTATGGTATCTGCTTTGGAGCACCACTCCAACATAGTGCCATGGCAGATGCTCTGTGAACGTACAGGAGCCATATTAAAGGTGATACCCATGGATCTCAATGGGGAGTTGATTATGGAGGAATATCATAACCTCCTAACAAAAAAGACAAAACTCGTCTTCTGTAACCACGTTTCAAACGCCTTGGGAACCGTAAATCCAATTGTTGAAATCATTGACGCTGCGCATGAAGTAGGTGCTGCGGTTCTTATTGATGGGGCTCAGGCGGCACCTCATATCAAGGCTAACGTTCAGGAGCTCGATGTAGATTTCTACGTGGTATCTGGGCATAAGCTTTGCGGACCTACAGGGGTTGGTGTGTTATATGGAAAAGAGGAATGGTTAAGAAAATTACCGCCATATCAAGGCGGAGGTGAAATGATTGCGGAGGTAAGCTTTGAAAAGACAACCTACGCAGATCTACCCCATAAATTTGAAGCGGGCACACCAAATATCTGTGGTGGAATAGCTTTAGGTGCGGCTTTGGATTATATGAACAAGATTGGTTTGGATGTTATTGCCGCCTATGAACATGAACTTTTAACATACGCCACGGAACAGCTATTGGCCATTGATGGGCTAAAGATCTATGGGGAGGCCAAAGAAAAGACCGCGGTGATTTCGTTTAATATAGAAGGAATCCACCCTTACGATATCGGTGCTATCCTGGACAAATTGGGTGTCGCCGTTAGAACTGGGCACCACTGTGCACAACCCATTATGGATTTTTTTAAAATTCCCGGAACGGTAAGGGCCAGCTTTAGCTTCTACAACACTAAAGAAGAAGTGGATATTTTGGTTGCAAGCGTGCAACGTGCCAAGTCCATGCTTTTATAA